The stretch of DNA ATACTATAAAGTCTTCAATTATGCTCTATCAATGAGATAGATGATGAAGACTTACCCTGAATCTTGTCTTGGCTCCCCATATGACAAACGTCTCATTACAGGTATGGTGTCGGTGATTTCCCCTCAATCCACCAGGCCGGATTTCACCAACATGAATGGAAACACACGAGGAGGCTCCACCTGCGGACACaagaaccaaaagaagaagataaaacatgGAAATGTGAATTTGGATAGGTTTAGACAGCTCACTCCTAAGACTATCATTCACAGTATGAGCAAAGCCATAGATAATTTTCTCTACATCAACTACTGATCAACCTACGAATTGGTGTTTATCAACCTACAGTATGAGCTTCTAAACTATTTCATCCATGCTTATCCTTCAATACACTAACCAATTGAGAATGCCTAAGTTTCACAAAAGATGAATAATGATAACTAAGCTACAGATTTTACTCAAGAACACTAATACGAATTGGTGTTTATCAACTTCCTGAACAACATTTGTAAGAAAACGGATTCGGAATTCGATCAAACGAACCTTTGAGCTGAGAATCACGAGCAAGGATAACAGGATCAAGCAACCATCCACGGTCGTCTTTCCGAACAGGAGAGAGCGACGCCAAACCGAACCGGACTAGATTAACCTTATCGTCGTCGTCGAGATTTTTCAAATCGGGATGACTTTTTAACGTCGATTTCGGATGTGAAGAGGACGAAGAGACGTGAGAGGAGTGCTGTAACCTGAGGGTGATCCatgtgaggaagaggaagaaaaagagaagcagaggaaTCGCTTGAGGCTTCTTCAGTAGATTGATCAAAGGTGACAACAATCTATGGTTCTCGATCACTACTCTTCTAGGGTTCGCCATATTCTTAagctttcctctgttttttttttttgtcgtcaacAGTTAAGCTTTCCTCTGTTTTTAGTCAGTGACTGATAATTTTAGatttattggatattaattatgatttactttataatttcaacaattcagagaaaacaaaaattgattagaTGATTGGCGGGTTGAGCCAGGCCCGTGCAGTAGTGCAACGCATGGGCGACTCGTGAAAGCCCAGATAGCAAGCTATCTTAATGGACCTTCTTCCTTTaaaaatagagttaatatcGTGTGAGCCGATGGCCCACATATCagatattaaactgataagaacagataCTACACTTGATCTTAGCCAAAAGGCCGAGAAAGGTATGAGTTGAAGGGTAGGCTCAGCTTCTTTATTTATACTGCAAACCTTATGACCAATGCTCTCTAACTCTCCGATGTGGGACTTTTATGAATATACACTTTGGCTTCCTTTATTTTCCTTTGCCGCAGTCTTCTTCATAacacatcttttatttttctcgtCAAACACAATGCTACAAGTTCTCTTTCTACACATATTTGTTCTCTATTACACTGATTTGCCATTGATCAATTCACAGGACAATCTTAACCCATATGAAGAAATATggaaacttattaaaaaaaatcatcaaagcaaTTATTGGAGGAGCTCTCGTGCTCAGGGCATTGAGCTCACTAGAATGATGCTTGAATTAGGCACAATCTGAGCTGCTATTATGATTGCTTTTGAATCCTTGTGGGGATTGTATGTAGTCAAAGCAGTTACAAGATTTAGGTTTTGTTCTCTCTCCCTCCTCCATTGTTCTGTTTCCAACAATTTGTGCTTAGATTCTCTTTGTATTTAATATCCTTTTCTTGGTCTTAACTGACATTATAGATTCACATTCCAAGAAAACTCCTTTTGTCTACCG from Camelina sativa cultivar DH55 chromosome 9, Cs, whole genome shotgun sequence encodes:
- the LOC104712341 gene encoding uncharacterized protein LOC104712341, which codes for MANPRRVVIENHRLLSPLINLLKKPQAIPLLLFFFLFLTWITLRLQHSSHVSSSSSHPKSTLKSHPDLKNLDDDDKVNLVRFGLASLSPVRKDDRGWLLDPVILARDSQLKGGASSCVSIHVGEIRPGGLRGNHRHHTCNETFVIWGAKTRFRLENHKVEKGYAEVLIGEDEVAVAVSPSGTAHALVNVDPVRSTFFIGCQDSDMQNNSSTSDYKIWKDL